One window of the Candidatus Jettenia sp. genome contains the following:
- the rpmA gene encoding 50S ribosomal protein L27: MAHKKGQGSSKNGRDSNPQMRGVKRYGGQFVTAGSIIIRQCGTKFRPGMNVGIGKDDTLFSLIDGVVKFETRHRVSVYNS, encoded by the coding sequence ATGGCACATAAAAAGGGACAAGGTTCTTCTAAGAATGGAAGAGATAGTAATCCTCAAATGCGGGGTGTAAAGAGATATGGCGGACAATTCGTAACAGCCGGCTCTATAATAATCCGTCAATGTGGAACAAAATTCAGGCCAGGGATGAACGTTGGTATCGGAAAAGACGATACCCTTTTTTCTCTGATAGACGGCGTGGTAAAATTCGAAACAAGACACCGTGTAAGTGTATATAACTCTTAG
- the rplU gene encoding 50S ribosomal protein L21, whose translation MYAIIKDRGKQYKVRAGERHLIDLKANAQIGETVEFHDILVYSDEEGNAAFRAADNKNAKVIAEIEGMKKTAKSMTIKFRRRKESMTRKGHREKYTQIKIKEILLG comes from the coding sequence ATGTATGCAATAATAAAAGACAGGGGTAAACAATACAAGGTCAGGGCTGGTGAACGCCATCTTATTGATTTAAAGGCTAACGCACAGATCGGAGAAACTGTAGAGTTTCATGATATATTAGTTTATTCCGATGAGGAAGGTAATGCAGCTTTTAGAGCCGCAGATAATAAAAATGCAAAAGTTATTGCAGAAATTGAGGGTATGAAAAAAACCGCAAAGTCTATGACAATAAAATTTCGCAGAAGAAAAGAGTCGATGACCAGAAAAGGACATCGTGAAAAATATACCCAGATAAAAATTAAAGAGATCCTTCTCGGTTAG
- a CDS encoding acetyl ornithine aminotransferase family protein, producing MSLKNYPRIHTKLPGPNAIQYLEKETQFISPSSTKGYPLVVKSTKGMLVEDVDNNIFLDFTAGVAVCNTGHNHDEVISSITSQAGTLLHMSGADFYNPLQIHLAEKLSTICPGSHTKKVFFGNSGAESVEAAFKLARYHTRRNIVIAFYNAFHGRTMGALSLTASKLNQRRHFLPLISEVIHIPYAYCYRCHYGLTPNNCHMACVTWVREELFKTKVSPDDVAAIFVEIIQGEGGYIVPPKEFHTALYQLTRDYDILYVADEVQSGMGRTGKMFASEHFDIIPDIITLAKGIASGLPLSATVASGKIMDWIPGSHASTFGGNPVSCQAALTTIKLLEEGLIDNAARQGAYIMNELKRLERTYPIIGDVRGLGLMLAIEIVKDNETKEYAIEERDRIVQKAFLKGLLLLTCGRSAIRFCPPLILSKNDADIALSLFEECLKETIENR from the coding sequence ATGTCACTCAAAAATTATCCTCGTATTCATACGAAACTTCCCGGTCCTAACGCAATTCAATATCTGGAAAAGGAAACACAGTTTATTTCACCATCTTCGACAAAAGGCTATCCACTCGTGGTAAAAAGCACAAAAGGCATGCTTGTAGAGGATGTTGATAATAATATCTTCCTTGATTTTACGGCAGGAGTTGCCGTTTGCAACACCGGACATAATCATGATGAAGTCATATCATCAATTACCAGCCAGGCAGGCACCCTTCTTCACATGTCCGGGGCGGATTTTTACAACCCGCTGCAAATCCATTTAGCCGAAAAGCTATCTACGATCTGCCCAGGCTCCCATACAAAAAAAGTCTTTTTTGGGAATTCTGGCGCAGAATCGGTAGAAGCTGCTTTTAAATTAGCGCGATACCATACCAGGCGCAACATTGTCATCGCCTTTTACAACGCTTTTCATGGAAGAACCATGGGTGCGCTTTCGCTAACGGCTAGTAAATTAAACCAACGCAGGCATTTTTTACCTCTTATTTCAGAGGTTATTCATATCCCATATGCATATTGCTATAGATGTCACTATGGTTTAACCCCCAATAATTGTCATATGGCATGCGTAACATGGGTACGAGAGGAGTTATTCAAAACAAAGGTATCTCCGGATGATGTGGCAGCAATCTTTGTTGAAATTATCCAGGGAGAAGGTGGATATATTGTGCCTCCAAAAGAATTTCATACGGCATTGTATCAACTAACACGCGATTATGATATCCTCTATGTTGCTGATGAAGTACAATCAGGCATGGGCAGAACAGGCAAAATGTTTGCCTCCGAACATTTTGACATAATTCCCGACATCATTACCCTTGCTAAGGGTATAGCCTCAGGACTTCCCTTATCTGCCACCGTTGCATCGGGAAAAATAATGGATTGGATACCGGGCAGTCATGCAAGTACGTTTGGAGGTAATCCCGTTAGCTGCCAGGCCGCGCTTACTACTATCAAGCTTCTCGAAGAAGGATTGATAGATAATGCCGCCAGACAAGGTGCCTACATCATGAATGAATTAAAGAGATTGGAGCGAACATATCCTATAATCGGCGACGTGAGGGGCTTAGGATTAATGCTGGCAATTGAGATTGTAAAAGATAATGAGACCAAAGAATATGCTATCGAAGAACGGGATCGTATCGTCCAGAAGGCATTCTTAAAAGGACTTTTATTATTGACCTGCGGCCGCAGCGCAATCCGCTTCTGCCCACCCTTAATCCTTTCAAAAAATGATGCAGATATTGCATTATCTCTCTTTGAAGAATGTTTGAAAGAGACGATAGAAAACAGATAA
- a CDS encoding type III pantothenate kinase, translating to MLLAVDIGNTNIHIGIFEEDILHSSYSLGISPPHAFQVNFTEVLSSTIISRPKVAILSSVNPKTEVFVIEYIKKYLLIKPWRIGKDIPIPVPVLTDYPERVGIDRLVNAVAAFKRTKDWTIIIDAGTAITIDVINNTGAFIGGIIAPGIDISSKALHNYTALLPEISVHKPKHILGKRTEEAINSGIYWGTVGMVNKLINMLYDELKCKPRILATGGNASMLAQEIPLISEVIPHLTLEGIQATYTISLISNKRC from the coding sequence ATGTTATTAGCCGTCGACATCGGCAATACAAATATTCATATCGGGATATTTGAAGAAGATATCCTGCATTCTTCCTATTCATTAGGAATTAGCCCTCCCCATGCATTTCAGGTAAATTTTACAGAAGTTTTGAGTTCGACCATCATTTCCAGACCAAAAGTTGCTATCCTTTCCTCTGTTAATCCGAAAACAGAAGTTTTTGTTATTGAATATATTAAAAAATATCTCCTTATAAAACCCTGGCGTATTGGGAAAGACATTCCCATTCCTGTCCCGGTGCTCACCGATTACCCGGAAAGAGTCGGTATTGACCGATTAGTGAATGCAGTAGCAGCTTTTAAACGGACAAAAGACTGGACAATCATTATTGATGCAGGTACTGCAATAACGATTGATGTAATAAATAATACAGGGGCATTTATAGGAGGAATTATTGCGCCGGGCATAGATATATCTTCAAAAGCGCTACACAATTATACGGCGCTTTTACCTGAAATATCCGTCCATAAGCCAAAACATATTCTCGGTAAAAGAACGGAAGAAGCAATAAATTCTGGTATTTACTGGGGCACTGTTGGTATGGTAAATAAGCTCATAAACATGCTTTATGATGAGTTGAAATGCAAGCCAAGGATACTTGCAACCGGTGGAAATGCAAGTATGTTAGCACAGGAAATCCCTCTTATTTCAGAGGTAATCCCTCACCTTACTTTGGAAGGAATACAAGCTACCTATACAATTAGCCTTATTTCAAATAAACGATGTTAA
- the obgE gene encoding GTPase ObgE, translated as MFVDEAVIFVKGGDGGNGCVSFRREKYVPHGGPDGGDGGKGGDVILRVSDKIDTLLDLTSRVKHIAESGVHGKGSTRKGKDGKDLLIDLPRGTIVKDKESGRILKDMNTVGESIVIARGGRGGRGNKQFATSTNQAPRNAEKGKPGEERWLILELKLLADVGFIGMPNAGKSTLLSRISAARPKIAEYPFTTLQPQLGIVESEDYKRFVVADIPGLIEGAHGGTGLGDKFLRHIERTKLLVHLLDISPCAKIDPADAYHIVRNELKQFNPQLAEKKEIIVANKIDLLDPESCNEHIKMLEEKISKSVCPVSTATGKNIRTLIHLMASALHEIQSGA; from the coding sequence ATGTTTGTTGATGAAGCTGTTATATTCGTAAAAGGAGGGGATGGAGGAAATGGCTGTGTAAGCTTCCGAAGAGAAAAATACGTCCCTCACGGAGGCCCGGATGGCGGAGATGGTGGTAAGGGCGGAGACGTTATACTTCGTGTCAGTGACAAAATAGATACATTACTTGATCTTACTTCCCGGGTAAAACATATTGCAGAAAGTGGAGTACACGGAAAAGGATCTACGAGAAAAGGCAAGGATGGCAAAGATCTCCTTATCGATTTACCGAGGGGTACCATAGTTAAAGATAAAGAAAGTGGACGTATCTTAAAAGATATGAACACTGTCGGCGAAAGCATCGTCATTGCAAGGGGAGGGAGAGGAGGAAGAGGAAACAAGCAATTTGCAACTTCTACGAATCAGGCTCCACGGAATGCAGAAAAAGGAAAGCCGGGTGAAGAGCGATGGTTGATCCTGGAATTAAAGCTGCTCGCAGATGTTGGCTTCATCGGGATGCCGAACGCAGGAAAGTCAACATTGCTTTCCCGAATATCTGCTGCACGACCTAAAATTGCTGAATATCCTTTTACCACACTCCAACCTCAATTGGGTATTGTTGAATCAGAAGATTACAAAAGATTTGTTGTTGCTGATATTCCAGGGCTTATTGAAGGGGCACATGGAGGAACAGGGCTTGGAGATAAGTTCTTACGCCATATTGAGAGAACAAAATTACTCGTGCATCTTTTGGATATTTCACCCTGCGCAAAAATAGATCCCGCAGACGCATATCATATTGTGCGGAACGAATTGAAACAATTCAATCCTCAGCTTGCAGAAAAGAAGGAGATTATCGTTGCAAATAAAATAGATCTCTTAGATCCGGAGAGTTGTAATGAGCACATTAAAATGCTTGAAGAAAAAATATCCAAATCTGTTTGTCCCGTTTCTACGGCTACCGGTAAAAATATACGTACACTTATCCATTTGATGGCAAGCGCCCTTCATGAAATCCAGTCTGGTGCATGA
- the raiA gene encoding ribosome-associated translation inhibitor RaiA codes for MENITIVARHLEITEAIKNYALQKAQKIKKFFEWILQIQVTLDIDGDNSHVAEMIVSVSRGPAMVAVASNSDMYRSIDLVVDKIEAQLKKHKGKIQTKIVRRKKPSTTETEGLESGAGA; via the coding sequence TTGGAAAACATCACAATTGTTGCAAGGCATTTAGAGATAACAGAGGCTATTAAAAATTATGCCTTGCAAAAGGCCCAAAAAATAAAAAAATTTTTTGAATGGATTTTACAGATACAAGTTACCCTGGATATTGATGGTGACAATAGTCATGTAGCTGAAATGATTGTTTCGGTCTCAAGAGGCCCTGCAATGGTTGCGGTGGCATCAAATTCCGATATGTATCGTTCAATTGACCTTGTGGTAGATAAAATTGAGGCCCAACTAAAAAAGCATAAAGGAAAAATTCAAACAAAGATTGTCCGTAGAAAAAAGCCCTCAACCACTGAAACAGAAGGTCTTGAAAGTGGGGCAGGAGCATGA
- a CDS encoding LptF/LptG family permease: protein MFSRLDNYILRAFIPTFFLCLIIISGIYVIIDILQKLGDFLDMGGEAFMTGMRYYIYLFPVIIFQFFPAITLIAVSIVLVRMVKNREILAMQVAGISLYRILLPIFVVTVFLSFASFGDQEWIIPRFAERLEELQQASFSSNIQRNLLLEDNKNNTLIRIWKYNNKTQHMESVFILARYENRKKKFTINAEEGTWLGNNTWLLTKVVKHVYDEHGKWIAPVQKIDSLEFESTITPGELGKIKLDPSLLNFEQLKNLCKNEPDNPRNSVLFHSRIAYTLTHFVLLLLGIPLVVGFERLSRNLFLRVGLCVLICGIFYALLFICSNLGNTGMLHPILAAWLPIIIFGSAGLLFFDMMRM, encoded by the coding sequence ATGTTCTCAAGATTAGATAACTATATATTAAGAGCTTTTATTCCAACATTTTTCTTATGCCTCATCATTATTTCAGGGATCTATGTCATCATTGACATCCTTCAAAAATTGGGAGATTTTTTGGATATGGGAGGAGAAGCGTTTATGACAGGAATGCGCTATTATATCTATCTCTTTCCCGTAATTATTTTTCAATTTTTTCCTGCCATCACCCTGATAGCCGTTAGCATTGTCCTTGTACGGATGGTCAAAAACCGGGAAATACTCGCTATGCAGGTTGCCGGCATCTCGCTGTACAGGATATTACTTCCTATCTTTGTTGTTACCGTATTTCTGTCCTTTGCCTCTTTTGGTGACCAGGAATGGATTATTCCACGATTTGCTGAAAGGTTGGAGGAGTTACAACAAGCTTCGTTCAGCAGTAATATCCAACGCAATCTCCTCTTGGAAGATAATAAGAACAATACGTTAATACGGATATGGAAATATAATAATAAAACACAACATATGGAGTCCGTATTTATCCTTGCACGCTATGAGAACAGAAAAAAGAAATTTACTATCAATGCCGAAGAGGGAACATGGCTGGGAAACAATACATGGTTACTTACCAAGGTGGTAAAGCATGTTTATGATGAACATGGTAAATGGATTGCGCCGGTACAAAAAATCGATAGTTTAGAATTTGAATCAACGATAACTCCTGGAGAACTGGGGAAGATTAAGTTAGATCCTAGTTTATTAAATTTTGAGCAATTAAAAAATCTCTGTAAAAATGAGCCAGATAATCCGAGAAATAGTGTATTATTTCATTCCAGGATTGCTTATACCCTTACCCATTTTGTACTTCTTTTACTCGGTATACCACTGGTAGTTGGATTTGAACGGCTAAGCAGGAATTTGTTTTTACGAGTAGGTTTATGTGTTCTTATTTGCGGTATTTTCTATGCACTGCTGTTTATCTGTTCCAACCTTGGTAACACAGGAATGCTTCATCCGATATTAGCGGCATGGCTGCCTATTATTATTTTTGGATCTGCAGGATTATTGTTTTTTGATATGATGAGAATGTAA
- a CDS encoding TIGR03936 family radical SAM-associated protein, with protein sequence MRVFERAIRRANLPIVMSKGFNPHPKLSIPLALSVGIIGRDEILELDLQKSIPSEVLVKSLGLQLPKEISILSVEDISNSKKDLVRNITYEVVFKNTDLLETVKINELLQQSSIIVNRSKDGHQKLFNIRPSIEEIKEKPNGLILTIKPTPEGTAKPEEVLHALCGDREKEFFEIIRTKVNLSSSA encoded by the coding sequence ATGAGGGTTTTTGAAAGGGCTATTAGAAGGGCTAACCTACCTATCGTAATGTCCAAAGGTTTTAACCCTCACCCGAAACTTTCCATCCCTTTGGCTTTAAGTGTTGGAATAATTGGTAGAGACGAGATTTTGGAACTCGATCTGCAAAAATCAATACCTTCTGAGGTGTTAGTTAAGAGCTTAGGTCTGCAACTGCCAAAAGAAATTTCTATTCTCTCAGTAGAGGATATATCAAATTCCAAAAAAGACCTTGTTCGCAATATAACCTATGAGGTTGTCTTCAAGAATACAGATCTCTTAGAGACAGTAAAGATTAATGAACTTCTACAACAGTCATCTATCATTGTAAACCGATCAAAGGACGGACATCAAAAACTTTTTAATATTCGACCATCTATAGAAGAGATTAAGGAAAAACCCAATGGTCTGATTTTGACTATAAAACCAACACCTGAGGGTACAGCGAAACCTGAAGAGGTACTTCACGCCTTATGCGGAGATAGGGAAAAAGAGTTCTTTGAAATTATCAGGACGAAAGTCAACTTATCTTCTTCTGCCTGA
- the ptsP gene encoding phosphoenolpyruvate--protein phosphotransferase — protein sequence MDIHSINCKLLERKVKISNSNGMHARPATKFAEIANKYTSEIRIKTKNKEVDGKSVIELLTLGAENDTEIVMSAKGVDAAEALDALEGLVKSKFEEEFMEIRKGIAVSPGVVIREAFMFESEGYRIPRHIIRKEEVDGEIYRLEKAIEDSKKEIQDLESRVSENLGSEIGSIFGTHRMVLQDIRLKNEIIDKIKKTNFTPEFAVSLALRVYIRKFQDVNDSYLAERVSDIFDVERRLLRNLLGEKREELKNLAQEVVLIAHDISPSQTASLDTEKVRGFATDVGGRTSHTAIVARALGIPAVVGLGTITTDIFGGDTVIVDGNRGIVIVRPDEETLLTYQSKVKSIHVFEEKLATELRDQPSTTRDGKHISIYGNIEFPKETHINTKYGAEGIGLYRTEFLYLGSPTPPTEEEHLEAYTSVVRELKDKPIIIRTLDLGADKFALSDDRKEGNPFLGCRSIRYCFENPSIFRIQLRAILRASAMGDVKILFPLISSLQELRRAKQMVWEVMKELDKEKIPFNKNIEMGIMIEVPSSVMIADTLAKECDFFSIGTNDLIQYSLAVDRNNERVAYLYCPVHPAILRLLKLAIKAAEENNIPVGICGEMGSEVEYAIPLIGLGITEFSVAPATIIPEIKKIIRSVTLEKAKEVAETACRFDDPEKTMNYLRNIAIEILPEAF from the coding sequence ATGGATATTCATAGTATCAATTGTAAATTATTAGAAAGAAAAGTAAAAATCTCCAATTCCAATGGCATGCACGCTCGGCCTGCTACTAAATTTGCTGAAATTGCCAATAAATATACATCAGAGATTCGTATAAAAACAAAAAATAAAGAGGTTGATGGTAAAAGCGTCATTGAGCTCTTAACTCTTGGTGCAGAAAATGATACAGAGATAGTAATGAGTGCGAAAGGAGTTGATGCAGCAGAGGCACTGGACGCACTGGAAGGATTGGTAAAGAGTAAATTTGAAGAAGAATTCATGGAGATCAGGAAGGGAATTGCAGTTTCACCAGGGGTGGTCATTCGTGAGGCCTTTATGTTTGAGAGTGAAGGATACCGCATTCCTCGCCATATTATACGAAAAGAAGAGGTAGATGGAGAGATCTACAGGCTTGAGAAGGCCATAGAAGATTCCAAAAAGGAAATTCAGGATTTAGAATCGAGGGTCTCTGAGAATTTAGGTTCTGAAATTGGATCTATCTTTGGCACACACCGAATGGTCTTACAAGACATACGTTTAAAAAATGAAATTATCGATAAAATAAAGAAAACAAATTTCACACCGGAATTTGCTGTATCCCTGGCCTTACGTGTTTACATCAGAAAATTTCAGGATGTTAATGATTCTTATCTGGCAGAAAGAGTAAGTGATATTTTTGATGTTGAACGAAGGCTTCTCAGAAATTTATTGGGTGAAAAAAGAGAAGAACTGAAAAATCTTGCCCAGGAGGTAGTATTAATAGCACATGATATTTCACCTTCTCAAACTGCTTCGCTTGATACTGAAAAAGTAAGAGGATTTGCCACTGATGTAGGCGGAAGGACGTCCCATACTGCCATAGTTGCCCGCGCTTTGGGCATACCGGCTGTAGTCGGATTAGGCACCATCACTACAGATATCTTTGGCGGAGATACTGTAATTGTAGATGGCAACAGAGGTATTGTTATTGTCAGGCCTGATGAAGAAACACTCTTAACCTATCAAAGCAAGGTTAAGAGCATCCATGTCTTTGAGGAAAAATTAGCAACCGAACTGAGAGATCAGCCATCTACAACCCGGGACGGAAAACATATTTCCATTTATGGGAATATTGAGTTTCCAAAAGAAACCCATATAAATACAAAATACGGCGCTGAGGGAATTGGACTTTATAGAACAGAATTCCTTTATTTAGGTTCTCCCACACCTCCAACAGAAGAAGAACATTTAGAAGCCTATACCTCTGTTGTCCGGGAATTAAAGGATAAACCTATTATTATTAGAACACTTGATTTAGGAGCAGATAAATTTGCTCTTTCTGATGATAGAAAAGAAGGAAACCCTTTTTTGGGATGTCGTTCTATACGTTATTGTTTTGAAAACCCATCCATATTTAGAATACAATTAAGAGCAATTTTACGAGCTTCGGCCATGGGGGATGTAAAAATTTTATTTCCTTTAATATCCTCCCTTCAGGAATTGAGACGTGCGAAACAAATGGTTTGGGAGGTCATGAAAGAATTAGATAAAGAAAAAATCCCGTTCAATAAAAACATCGAGATGGGAATTATGATTGAAGTCCCTTCATCTGTTATGATTGCAGATACCTTGGCAAAAGAATGTGACTTCTTTAGCATCGGAACTAACGATCTTATCCAGTATTCTTTGGCTGTAGATAGAAACAATGAACGGGTGGCTTATTTATATTGTCCTGTACATCCTGCCATCTTAAGGCTTTTGAAACTTGCAATAAAAGCGGCAGAAGAAAATAATATCCCTGTAGGAATTTGCGGGGAAATGGGAAGTGAAGTCGAATATGCCATACCCCTTATTGGATTAGGAATTACAGAGTTTAGTGTAGCGCCAGCCACTATTATACCTGAAATAAAAAAGATTATCCGGTCTGTTACTCTGGAAAAAGCAAAAGAAGTAGCGGAAACAGCTTGTCGTTTTGATGATCCGGAAAAAACAATGAATTATCTCAGGAACATCGCTATTGAAATATTGCCAGAGGCCTTTTGA
- a CDS encoding PTS sugar transporter subunit IIA, translating into MKLTDFIVEDAIITELKATEKEAVIREMVFSLKDAQKINSKDVENVIKSLMKREELGSTGIGKGVAVPHTKHDCTKKIVGTIARSSSGVDFNALDGEPVYLFFLLLSPNDSAGSHLAALEKISTVIRDNDFRRFMREANGKTGIIEILKEVDGIQV; encoded by the coding sequence ATGAAACTAACTGATTTTATTGTAGAAGACGCTATTATTACAGAGCTTAAAGCTACTGAAAAGGAAGCGGTAATCCGGGAAATGGTATTTTCTCTTAAAGACGCGCAGAAAATTAATAGTAAAGATGTTGAGAATGTTATTAAATCCCTTATGAAAAGGGAAGAATTGGGGAGTACCGGCATAGGAAAAGGCGTAGCTGTTCCTCATACGAAACATGATTGTACAAAAAAGATCGTGGGAACAATTGCACGGTCATCAAGTGGTGTTGACTTCAATGCTCTGGACGGAGAGCCTGTCTACCTTTTCTTCTTGTTACTTTCTCCCAATGATTCTGCCGGATCGCATCTTGCCGCATTAGAGAAAATATCTACAGTTATAAGAGATAATGATTTCCGCCGCTTTATGCGTGAAGCGAATGGTAAAACCGGTATTATTGAAATATTAAAAGAGGTTGATGGTATTCAAGTTTGA
- a CDS encoding ComF family protein has protein sequence MLSTYLHAFLDLFYPRLCLHCNCNLNNSFEFNICSTCKKQIPYRNDAYCIRCGITSGPYNISNMKEGCAACKGKYLHFETITSVTYYDGVIKTLIHKFKYARQKFLSEILNDIILADQRLKEIVPNIDIIIPVPLYWLKKRHRGFNQSELLSRGIQKQFFKPISANNLCRIKNTLSQTQLSKNQRQANVCNAFFIKYPELLKGKKILLVDDVLTTGITATECSRKLKEAGAQSIHLLILATVRL, from the coding sequence ATGTTAAGCACTTACTTACATGCATTCTTAGATCTTTTTTATCCCCGATTATGTCTCCACTGTAACTGCAATCTGAATAATTCATTTGAATTCAATATTTGTAGTACTTGCAAAAAACAAATTCCTTACCGTAATGATGCCTATTGTATCCGATGCGGTATTACTTCAGGACCTTATAATATATCGAATATGAAAGAAGGATGTGCAGCATGCAAAGGGAAATATCTTCACTTTGAGACTATCACATCGGTTACTTATTATGATGGCGTTATTAAGACTTTGATACATAAATTTAAATATGCCAGACAGAAATTTTTATCCGAAATTCTTAATGATATCATACTAGCAGATCAAAGGTTGAAAGAAATTGTCCCGAATATAGATATTATAATACCGGTACCTCTTTACTGGTTAAAGAAACGACACCGTGGTTTTAATCAATCTGAGCTTTTATCGCGGGGAATTCAAAAACAATTCTTTAAGCCCATATCTGCAAATAACCTCTGCCGTATAAAAAATACTTTATCACAGACACAACTATCAAAAAATCAACGGCAAGCAAACGTTTGTAATGCATTTTTTATCAAGTATCCTGAATTATTAAAAGGGAAAAAAATATTACTGGTAGATGATGTATTAACCACCGGCATAACTGCAACAGAGTGTTCCAGGAAGCTAAAGGAAGCCGGAGCCCAATCGATTCACTTGCTTATCTTAGCAACGGTAAGGCTATAA
- a CDS encoding Rne/Rng family ribonuclease produces MDKRMLINAIEPEECRMAILENNVLEELYIERSSREQIAGNIYKGKIVNIESSIEAAFVDIGFKKNGFLHISDVLPPNGNGNHSSEGDTAQKPHREPQKIRDILHLGQEILVQVTKEGMGAKGPSLTTYISLPGRFLVLMPGVPRHGVSKKILSEEERQRLKKILAGLNPPQNIGFIIRTAGEQQTKKEIHKDFHYLLKLWKNIEKRSKNASAPATIYQESDLVIRAIRDIFSTDIREILVDSEAVYERTRDFLRIIMPKYEKLLTLYREDKPLFHKYNIEKEIEDINCKKIPLPRGGSIVIEQTEALVAIDVNSGRFKDESDPEETAFKTNLKAAKEVTRQIRLRDIGGVIVIDFIDMQEEGHIHAIEKALADALKRDKARTKMLKMSKFCTIELTRQRIRHSLRDVLFEECKFCRGTGYSKTVESLCLNAMRDLKFAIHSPQIAKIEIIANPEVANYLQNQKRKQMIEIEESYNKKIYILSTADHEYGKVNIRYLNHKDEPVIV; encoded by the coding sequence ATGGATAAAAGGATGCTTATTAATGCAATTGAGCCAGAAGAATGCCGTATGGCCATTTTAGAAAATAATGTTTTAGAGGAACTGTACATTGAACGAAGTTCCCGTGAACAGATTGCGGGAAATATCTATAAGGGAAAAATTGTCAATATTGAATCCAGCATTGAGGCAGCTTTTGTTGATATTGGGTTCAAAAAAAATGGTTTTTTACATATATCAGATGTTCTGCCTCCTAACGGTAATGGGAACCACTCATCTGAAGGAGATACTGCCCAGAAGCCTCATCGGGAACCACAGAAAATACGCGATATTCTCCATCTGGGACAAGAAATCCTGGTTCAGGTAACAAAAGAGGGCATGGGTGCAAAAGGTCCAAGCTTAACAACCTATATTAGTTTGCCGGGAAGGTTTTTGGTTTTAATGCCAGGCGTACCACGCCATGGGGTATCGAAGAAAATTTTGAGTGAAGAGGAACGGCAACGTTTAAAGAAAATACTTGCCGGTTTAAATCCACCTCAAAATATCGGCTTCATCATACGAACAGCAGGAGAGCAGCAGACAAAAAAAGAGATCCATAAAGATTTCCATTATCTCTTAAAACTGTGGAAAAATATTGAGAAGCGGTCAAAAAATGCCAGCGCACCCGCAACGATTTACCAGGAAAGCGATCTCGTCATTCGTGCTATCAGAGACATCTTTTCAACAGATATACGGGAAATTCTTGTAGACTCAGAGGCCGTATACGAAAGAACACGAGATTTTCTTCGGATAATTATGCCGAAATATGAAAAACTTTTAACCCTCTATAGAGAAGATAAACCATTATTTCACAAATATAATATCGAGAAGGAAATTGAGGATATAAACTGCAAAAAGATTCCTTTACCGCGTGGAGGTTCCATTGTAATTGAACAGACTGAGGCGCTTGTTGCAATTGATGTTAATAGTGGTAGGTTTAAAGACGAAAGCGACCCGGAGGAAACCGCCTTTAAAACGAATTTAAAGGCTGCAAAAGAAGTTACCCGGCAGATCCGATTAAGAGACATTGGAGGTGTTATTGTAATTGACTTTATTGATATGCAGGAAGAAGGACATATCCATGCCATTGAAAAAGCCCTTGCCGATGCTTTAAAAAGAGATAAAGCACGAACGAAAATGTTAAAAATGTCGAAATTCTGCACTATCGAACTTACCCGGCAAAGGATTCGGCACAGTCTTCGGGATGTTCTTTTTGAAGAATGCAAATTTTGCCGGGGAACGGGGTATAGCAAGACGGTGGAAAGCCTTTGTTTGAATGCCATGCGGGATCTTAAGTTTGCAATCCATTCACCCCAGATCGCTAAAATTGAAATCATTGCAAACCCTGAGGTTGCTAACTACCTGCAAAATCAAAAACGAAAACAAATGATAGAAATCGAAGAATCCTATAATAAGAAAATATACATCCTCAGTACAGCGGATCATGAATACGGCAAGGTGAATATTCGTTACTTGAACCATAAGGACGAGCCTGTTATCGTATAA